The sequence CAGCGCCACATAGCTGGCGTTGCTTTTCGGGGCGCACGCCAGGTAGGTCACGGCGTGAGCGAGGATGATGCGCGCCTCGGGCATGCCGATCATGTGGACCGACTGCATGGCCGCGGTCGCCAGGGGTAGGGCGCGTGGATCGGCGTTGGATACGTCTTCGGCGGCGAATATCACGATGCGCCGCGCCATGAACATCGGGTCTTCCCCGGCTTCGATCATCCTGGCGAGCCAGTACAAAGCGGCGTCGGGGTCGGAAGCGCGCATGGATTTGATGAAGGCGGAGATCACATTGTAGTGCTGCTCGCCGCCGCGGTCGTAAAGCAGGGCTTTGGCTTGAATCGCTTTCTCGGCGACTTCGAGGGTGACGGTCGTTATGCCGTCGATTTTGGGCAACTCGCCGGCTGCGGCGATTTCCAGGGCGTTGAGCGCCACGCGGGCGTCGCCGTGGGCCTGCTGGGCGAGATGGTCCAGAGCCTTGGGCGTGATGGTCAAACCTCGGCCGCCCAAGCCGCGTTGCTTGTCGGTCAAAGCGCGGTTCAGCAGGGCCTCGATATCGGCCGGGCCCAGCGGCTCGAGGGTCACCACGCGGCAGCGCGACAGCAGCGCGGAGTTGATCGTGAAACTGGGATTTTCCGTCGTGGCGCCGACCAGAACGATCGTGCCGGCCTCCACGTGCGGCAGGAAACTGTCTTGCTGACTTTTGTTGAAACGATGAATTTCATCGACGAAGAGAATCGTCTTGCGACCGTGAATGTGCAGGCGTTGGCGGGCTTCCTCCACGACTTGCCGCACCTCTTTCACGCCGGAAAGGACCGCGGAAAAGTTGACGAAAGCCGCTTCCACGTAGGCGGCCATCAAGCGGGCGATCGTCGTTTTGCCGCTGCCCGGCGGGCCCCAGAAGATCAGCGAGGGTACGTCACCGGACACTAGCGCATCGCGCAGCATGCTGCCCGGGCCGATGATTTTCTCCTGCCCAACGACTTCCTCGAGGCGGTGCGGGCGAATCCGCTCGGCCAGCGGTGCGTTTTTCGGCGCTTCGTCCGGTCCGGAAAATAGGTCCTTGGTCATCCGTACCTTCCTTGATATCACCCCGGCCGATGCCTTTAAGGGCGTCTTTTCAATTGACGTTATCCTATAATTCGGAGGCGATTCCAAATGGAATTTCTTTACGTAGGCCCAAACGAAAGGTACAATCCGGGCGTTTTTTGACGACGGAGAGTCACTTGGTTCGTAAACTCGCGCTGATTATCGTGTTCCTCGGACTGGCGGTCGTGTTGCTGATGGCCGTGCGGTTGGGTTCCTTTTCGGCCATCGACGACGCGTTTATCTCCTTCCGTTACGCGGAGAATTTCGCCGCCGGCCACGGTTTGGTATTCAACATCGGGGAGAAGGTCGAGGGGTATTCGTCCACTTTGTTCGTGCTGATACTCTCGGCCTTCGCGAAGGTTCTCGGCCGCGTGCGGCTGGGCGCCTTGGCCGTCGGCGTGCTGTCCCACGCGGCGCTTGTCGCGTTGCTGATCTCTTTCTTGGCGCGGTTTTCCTCGGAGCGCCTAAGAACGCCTCTATCGGTGGCCGGTATCGCCTTTCTCATGTTTCACCCCAGTGTATTCGCCTATGCGTCTTCGGGTATGGAGACGACCCTTGCCGCGGCCCTGTTGCTGTCGGCGATCTACGCGGCGACGGCGGCCGGTGAAAAGGAGGGTGGCCGGTTGCAGGCTGCCGGCTGCGGCGTGCTGTTGCTGGCAGCGGCCCTGACGCGCCCGGAAATGATTTTGTTGGCGGCTCCTTTCACCCTCTGGCTATTCTTCGCCAAGCCGGATCGGCGCTTGGCTCGGGTGATGGCGCCGATGTTGATCGTGGCCATCGGCTATGGAGCGTTTCTCTTATGGCGGCACGCATATTTCGGGCAGTGGCAGCCGAACACGTATTACGCCAAGACCGCCGGGGCTGGGATATCCCTCGTGCCCACGGGATTGATGTACGTGTTCGACTTCGCGAATACGACGTTGATCCCCTATTTGCTGTTGGCGTTGGTCGGTGGTGTGATCATGACGCGCGCGAAACTGCCGACGTGGTGGTGGGGCACGCTGGGCGTCGTAGCCACGCAGATCGTCGCCGTGGTGTACGTGGGCGGCGACCACTTTCCGCTCGGCCGGTTTTTGGTGCCGACGATCGCTCCGATGTTGTTGCTCTTGGTCGAGGGCGTGCGGGTATTGCGCGACACGATGAACCGGACGAACCCGAATTTGGCCGCCATGCGTCTACGACCGGCACTGTGGGTGTTGGTCGTGTTGTTGCTGCCGCTAAGCTTCGCGTTGGCGATGTTCTATAAAAATGCCGGAATCAACTTCGTGCGCAACGGCGCCCAAGCCGCGGGCTGGTGTGAGTTGGGCCAAAGCATGGCCGGAACATCGCCGCCGGACACGTCGGCGGCCCTGATCGCCATCGGGGCTTTCGGCTATTGCTCGGGCATGCCGATCGTAGATTTGGTCGGCCTGACCGACCCGGTCATCGCCAAAACACCGACCGACTTGAGCAAAAGCGCGCCGGGTCACGGGCGTTTCAACAGCCGCTACGTGCTTCAGGAAAAAAAGCCCGACTACATATTCCTGCAACTGCGAAGGGTCGCCGTACCCGTGCCGGAATGGGTCTTGCGGCGGGGAATTGTGCATCTGGCGGGCCGGAATTTGGTGGCGGACAAGTTTTTCCAAGAAGAATACGCGTTTCATCGGCTGGCGCAGTACCAGGGTTTCGTGCATTACTGGAGTCGGCGGGAGTTCGAATCCGAGGACAGCAATCCCGGGGAATATCCGGTCGAAGGCATCAAGCCCGAGTTTCCGATTCACGAACCGCCCACGGGAATCAAGCGTTCGGATTACTTCGAAGATGATAACAAGCGACCCGCGGAAACCCAGGTACCCGAAGGTTGGGAGGTCTGGTAATGGGCATCGAGAAAGTGGCCGTGTTCATCAAACGCAACAAATCCGAAGCGGGGACCTTGGCCAAGCACGTCATCCGTTGGATATCGCGGCGCGGGCTGACCCCCCTGGTGCCGGAAAACGAAGCGAAGATGTACAACATCGGCGAGGGGCAACCGACCGAGCAGGTCTTCAACGAGTGCGACATGGTGATCGTTCTGGGCGGCGACGGCACGTTTCTGGCGGCGGCGCGCCTCCTGGGCGGCCGGCAGGCTCCGATTATGGGCGTCAACCTCGGCAGCATGGGGTTCCTGACGGAGATTCGCCGGGACGAGGTCCAGGAATCGCTCGATTTGGTGCTGGCGGAAAAGGCGACGATCATTCGCCGCATGCGCCTGCAGGTCGATATCGTTACCGACGGCGAAACGTCCAGTTACTCGGCGCTCAACGACGTGGTGATTACCAAAACGGCGCTGGCCCGCATCTACGATTTGCGCATCGCGGTCGGCGGCATCTACATGAATATCGTCCGCGCCGACGGCCTGATTATTTCCACGCCGACCGGCTCGACCGCCTACAATCTGGCGGCGGGCGGGCCGATCGTGCATCCGCAGACGAATTGCCTGGTCGTCACACCGATTTGTCCACACATGCTGTCAAACCGGCCGCTCGTGGTGCCGGCGGATCAAAAAATCGAATTGGAGCTGGTCGACGACGCCGAGGTCTTCGTGACCATTGACGGCCAAGCCGGTCAAGAGCTGAACATGGGCGACCGGGTCGTGACGGAATTGTCGGAGCAACCGCTGCTGGTCATCCAAAGCCCGAAGCGCACGTATTTCGAATTGTTACGCGACAAGCTGCATTACGGAGCTCGATGAAGCCATGCTACGCACGTTGACCGTACGTCGACTGGCCGTGATTGAGGACGTCCAGGTCGAATTCAACGACGGCCTCAACGTACTGTCCGGCGAGACCGGCGCCGGCAAATCGATCATCGTGACGGCCATCGGCCTGGCGTTGGGCTGGCGTGCGACCAGCGACCTGATCCGTACCGGCTGCGACGATGCCGAAATCGTCGCCGTATTCAACGACATTGCGCCCGCCGGCCGACGCACCCTGGAGGAGGAGGGGCTCCCGACCGCTGACCCCTTGACGGTACGGCGAGTCCTGCAAACCACGGGGCGCAACCGCGTAGAGATCGCCGGACAGGATGTCACCCTGGCTGCGTTGCGGCGTTTCGGCGAAACGATGCTCAATCTGTACGGTCAGCACGAGGCGCAGGGCTTGATGCGACCGGAAAGCCACATGCTGTATTTGGATGCCTACACCTCATGCGCCGGCGATCGGAACGTGCTGGGCGATATGGTGGAACGACTCAAGGATCTCGACAAGGAGATCGCGCGGCTGACGAAGCAGGACGCCGACCGCGAGGCGCGGCTTGGCTATCTGCGTTTCGTCATCGAAGAAATCGACGGCGCGCAAATCGGCGAGGACGAAGATGAGGAACTGGCGGCCGAGATCAAGGTGTTGTCTCACGCGGAAAACCTGATCCGCACCGGTCGGTCGGTCAGCGAAGTTTTGTACGACCGTGACGAAGGCGCGGTGGTTGAATCGGCGGGCGAGTTGCTGCGCGAGGTCGAGGAACAGGTCGATGTTGACGCGCGCCTCGGCGAGCTTCAGAAGGGCTTGGAAGAACTGGTCGCGCTGGCCGAGGATATTGCGGCGCGCGGGCGGGATTATGCCGAATCGCTCGATTTCGACCCGGCCCGGCTGGAGCAGTTGCAGGATCGGCTGTACGCGCTTGGCGATTTGAAAAAGAAATACGGCGGCTCGTTGGCCGAGGTGTCGGCCATGCGCGAGCGTGCCGTCGCCGAAATCGCCGCGTTGGATCTCGTGTCGAGCAATCTGCGGAACTTAGCCGACGAGCGCCTGCGATTGCGCGACGAGGTGTCTGCAGCGGCGCGTCGCTTGTCCGGTGCGCGAAGGAAAGCGGCGAAAAAGATGCGGCGGGAAGTGGAACGCGAGTTGGCCGATTTGGATATGTCGGGAACGAGTTTCACCGTGGCGGTCGAGCCGCTATCGGCGGGCGGCCTGGAAATCGACGGACTCCGCATCGATGCGAACGGCGCCGACGAGGTCGAATTCCTGATCAGCGCCAATGTAGGTGAACTGCCGCGGCCCCTGGCCCGCATCGCCAGCGGCGGCGAACTGTCGCGCATCATGCTGGCGATCAAGCGGGTGCTGGCGCGCCATTTTCCGGTGCCGACGCTTATCTTCGACGAAATCGACGCCGGCGTCGGCGGGGCGCAAGCTGAACGCCTCGGCCGAAAATTGCGGGAAGTCGCCGGCGAGCACCAAGTGCTGTGCATCACGCATCTACCGCAGATCGCGGCCCAAGCCGATCATCATTACTTGGTGGAAAAGACCGCCATTCAGGGGCGGACGCACACGCGCGTCGAGGCGCTGTCGGCGGAGGGCCGGGTGAACGAGTTGGCGCGGATGTTGGGCGGCGAGGAAATCACGTCGGCCGCGCGCGCCAACGCGACATCGCTCATGGCGGCGACCCAGCCTCGTCGCTAGTCGCTCGCACCGCAGCATCTTCCAGAAATCAATAAGTCGTACGTGGGGTCGAAAAGGGCGGGGAGTGCTTTACGATTCCGTCGAAGCGCTGCTGTTGTCGACGAATCGCGCCAGAATCAGATCGTCGATTTGTTTCCCGTTGGAAAGCTGGGTGTGTCGCACCAAGGTGCCTTCCATGTGGAAATGGTGCTTTTTCAGCAGCGTGATACCGGGTTCGTTGATCGAGCGCACTTGGGTTTCGATCTTTTGGACTTTGTCCACATCGTGAGCCCATTCCAAAGCGATTCTCATGAGTTCCCGGGCGATCCCCCGCCGGCGGTAATGCGGGTCTACGGCGACGCTGAGGTATCGCACGTGATCCTGCGCGCGAAACGGACGGGATTCGAGGGTGACCATGCCGATCACACGCTCATCATCGGTGGCGACGTAAAATATCCGGTTGCGGCGGTTGGTCGCGTTGCGGATGCGGCCGCGGATATCTTCCGGCGAAAGTTCGTCGGCCGAGGCGGTCAGCGCACCTTCTTCATCGGCGACCGCAGTCATCAGGCGATGCACTTGATCGGCATCGACAGCCCGAGCGGGTCGGTAGTTGATTTTGAGATCCATCATCCGCTTCAGCCTAATGAAACGACATTTTTGATGCAAGTGGTCGGATAATCAGCGCCGGCTTCTGAGAAAGCGCCCCAACGCGAGAACCACTAAGGCGCCGAAAACGGCCACCGCCAAGCTGGAGATATTGCAGCCGGTAACGCCGGAACCGCCGAGGGATTGAAACAAGACGCCGCCGACGATCGCCCCGACAATACCGAGAATGATGTTCATCACGCAGCCGGATTCACGCCCCGACAACGACGAGGCGAGCGCGCCGGCCAAACCACCGAGAATGATCCAACCCAAAAATCCCATGTGTAACTCTCGCAGAAAGGTTTTGCTTATTGTTACCGATGTTTATCGATCACAGCGCGTACTTTGGCGCGTAATCGATTTGGGGTGAAGGGCTTTCCGAGAAAATCCGCCACCCCGAGGTGTTCCAATTCTCGCCGAGCTAAATCTCCCGGATAACCGGTACATACGAGAACTGGAATGCTCACGTCGTTTTGTACCATCATTTCCAGGAAATGTTTACCCGACATTTCGGGCATGAGCAGGTCGAGCAAGATCAGGTCGATGTCCGCCCCGTGCGCTTCCAAGATCTCCCATCCGGCCGCGCCGCCGCCGGCGGAGAATACTTCGTACCCCTCACCCACCAACACGCGTTCGTAGTAGGCGCGAATCTGCTCCTTGTCCTCGATGATCAACACCGTCAGATCGGGTTTCATTTCGCTTTCGGTTGGTTGCTCCGACACGGCCGAATCGTCCACGACGTCGGCGCTGCCGCGCGGCAGGAAAACGATGAAATCGGTGCCGAGGCCCGGCTCGCTTTCGACTCGTATCCAACCGCCGT comes from Candidatus Lernaella stagnicola and encodes:
- a CDS encoding replication-associated recombination protein A gives rise to the protein MTKDLFSGPDEAPKNAPLAERIRPHRLEEVVGQEKIIGPGSMLRDALVSGDVPSLIFWGPPGSGKTTIARLMAAYVEAAFVNFSAVLSGVKEVRQVVEEARQRLHIHGRKTILFVDEIHRFNKSQQDSFLPHVEAGTIVLVGATTENPSFTINSALLSRCRVVTLEPLGPADIEALLNRALTDKQRGLGGRGLTITPKALDHLAQQAHGDARVALNALEIAAAGELPKIDGITTVTLEVAEKAIQAKALLYDRGGEQHYNVISAFIKSMRASDPDAALYWLARMIEAGEDPMFMARRIVIFAAEDVSNADPRALPLATAAMQSVHMIGMPEARIILAHAVTYLACAPKSNASYVALEAAAREVKERGPLEVPRHLRNAPTKLMKELGYADGYKYDHDFPHHFAGQPCLPPEIENQQFYHPSDQGLEERISQRLDWLREHREKYPQKK
- a CDS encoding NAD(+)/NADH kinase, which translates into the protein MGIEKVAVFIKRNKSEAGTLAKHVIRWISRRGLTPLVPENEAKMYNIGEGQPTEQVFNECDMVIVLGGDGTFLAAARLLGGRQAPIMGVNLGSMGFLTEIRRDEVQESLDLVLAEKATIIRRMRLQVDIVTDGETSSYSALNDVVITKTALARIYDLRIAVGGIYMNIVRADGLIISTPTGSTAYNLAAGGPIVHPQTNCLVVTPICPHMLSNRPLVVPADQKIELELVDDAEVFVTIDGQAGQELNMGDRVVTELSEQPLLVIQSPKRTYFELLRDKLHYGAR
- the recN gene encoding DNA repair protein RecN, with the translated sequence MLRTLTVRRLAVIEDVQVEFNDGLNVLSGETGAGKSIIVTAIGLALGWRATSDLIRTGCDDAEIVAVFNDIAPAGRRTLEEEGLPTADPLTVRRVLQTTGRNRVEIAGQDVTLAALRRFGETMLNLYGQHEAQGLMRPESHMLYLDAYTSCAGDRNVLGDMVERLKDLDKEIARLTKQDADREARLGYLRFVIEEIDGAQIGEDEDEELAAEIKVLSHAENLIRTGRSVSEVLYDRDEGAVVESAGELLREVEEQVDVDARLGELQKGLEELVALAEDIAARGRDYAESLDFDPARLEQLQDRLYALGDLKKKYGGSLAEVSAMRERAVAEIAALDLVSSNLRNLADERLRLRDEVSAAARRLSGARRKAAKKMRREVERELADLDMSGTSFTVAVEPLSAGGLEIDGLRIDANGADEVEFLISANVGELPRPLARIASGGELSRIMLAIKRVLARHFPVPTLIFDEIDAGVGGAQAERLGRKLREVAGEHQVLCITHLPQIAAQADHHYLVEKTAIQGRTHTRVEALSAEGRVNELARMLGGEEITSAARANATSLMAATQPRR
- a CDS encoding GNAT family protein; this encodes MMDLKINYRPARAVDADQVHRLMTAVADEEGALTASADELSPEDIRGRIRNATNRRNRIFYVATDDERVIGMVTLESRPFRAQDHVRYLSVAVDPHYRRRGIARELMRIALEWAHDVDKVQKIETQVRSINEPGITLLKKHHFHMEGTLVRHTQLSNGKQIDDLILARFVDNSSASTES
- a CDS encoding GlsB/YeaQ/YmgE family stress response membrane protein, with amino-acid sequence MGFLGWIILGGLAGALASSLSGRESGCVMNIILGIVGAIVGGVLFQSLGGSGVTGCNISSLAVAVFGALVVLALGRFLRSRR